One Schistocerca cancellata isolate TAMUIC-IGC-003103 chromosome 1, iqSchCanc2.1, whole genome shotgun sequence genomic region harbors:
- the LOC126167816 gene encoding zinc finger protein 93-like, whose product MSQVSHEGCSAVENDISSTYLRADSSTKSVSVVTESIINNVKEKLPDQGDNSLSSGVPLKAFSGEKEKMRDNKISCGVSTNVTFTCSTCFKQFLSKSALIRHVFIHLPDAPKPGDICELCGEVFQSAEFLQRHVVSFHVGKSVRNGALIGQDSEIPVTNSPREDSFEPPRKKQRCVDTTGNILICTLCDKSFLRLDLLRKHYMVHTGEKPYRCEVCGKTFVQRGLLGRHKFVHSAVQPFACNSCPERFSNTQALRQHTLVHTSGSGLVYNCEMCGVPFTEHAGLRRHWMSHSGEDPYQCDICSKSFAHPGHLRMHRLGHLEEIHFL is encoded by the coding sequence atGTCCCAGGTATCTCACGAAGGATGCAGTGCAGTAGAAAATGATATTTCATCAACTTATCTGCGTGCAGACTCCAGTACCAAGTCTGTCTCTGTTGTGACAGAAAGCATAATAAACAATGTTAAAGAAAAGTTGCCTGATCAAGGAGACAATAGCTTATCTTCTGGTGTACCACTGAAGGCATTCAGTGGTGAAAAGGAGAAAATGAGAGATAATAAAATCTCCTGTGGTGTATCAACGAATGTCACGTTCACATGTAGCACTTGTTTCAAACAGTTCTTATCAAAATCGGCCCTTATCAGACATGTCTTTATTCACTTGCCTGATGCACCAAAGCCAGGAGATATATGTGAACTATGTGGTGAAGTGTTTCAATCAGCAGAATTTCTTCAAAGACATGTTGTGTCATTCCATGTTGGAAAATCTGTTAGGAATGGTGCATTGATTGGACAGGATAGTGAAATACCTGTAACAAACAGTCCTCGTGAAGATTCTTTTGAACCACCAAGGAAAAAACAGCGCTGTGTGGATACAACTGGCAATATTCTCATCTGTACTCTTTGTGACAAGAGTTTTTTGCGTTTAGACTTACTCCGGAAGCACTACATGGTACACACGGGTGAGAAACCGTATCGTTGTGAGGTATGTGGCAAGACATTTGTCCAGAGAGGTTTGCTTGGTAGGCATAAGTTTGTACATAGTGCTGTGCAGCCATTTGCGTGCAACTCGTGTCCTGAACGATTTTCAAACACACAAGCCTTGAGACAACACACTCTTGTTCATACCAGTGGAAGTGGTTTAGTGTACAATTGTGAGATGTGTGGTGTACCatttactgaacatgctggccTTAGACGTCACTGGATGAGCCACTCAGGAGAAGATCCTTACCAGTGTGATATATGCAGCAAGTCATTTGCTCATCCTGGTCACCTT